The window TgtataaaaactttttttagcTATCAAACCAGTCATCACATTTCCTTCTCTGAAAACAAGACAAATAAAGACTTCTCATTGACGATGAAGTAGGCTTTGAATAGCTTGGATTAGGCTTGAATTGGAACATGGATGAATCAGGAAGTAATGACTTGTGTCACAAGTTTACTGTCAACTTGAAGATCAATATTTCGATGAGCCAAGTCCCAAGCTAGGCTTAATCCCTGACATACTCCCTAAAGTTCTGCTGGAAGATAGTTtgctaaatgatttaaatccCATTCCCCATTTGGCAATATAAATTCATTGACACAACTTTGGTCTTCAATATCCATTCCCATTGATCGAGCAGCATCTATTAGAGTGCGTTCTCCTATCCAAATATCTAGCCAAAAACTTGTTAGGTAATGGCCCAACGAATATTTGTTTTAGAATCTTCCAAGGgcaacttataaaattattagtgTTACATTTATACTTATGTCAATAGAACATACCAAAGTGATGTAATTAACTTTTAAGTGATAAAAACtattaacataattttttatatatacaaatGATCATATAACAGAGATAATAACTATAATctataataaactttatttatatgactatacttaataattttattaattattctctttgttcatataatatattgtttgttagttattatatatacaaattttatatatgtaacAACATAACATATAATTTGTCTTATAACGTATATGATAAAGtaatacaaaataatatatcataatattAATGTTATTATATAAAGATTGTACATATTTGATAtactatataaaattaatgtataacttatacatattaatatgtaagTAATTACtactattataaattaatatataatatattatgtttatctataaatattattttatatatgtaaaatattatgtataatatttaaagcttatataataaagtttattataaatatatcaaagtttattatttttactaatgccttattaattattataatatacaaaataataaatgtgtAAAAAATCATTGGGGTTAGAAATCGAATTTACATGTACATGAAAAACAACCCAAGCACTTACCAATTTTACCAACAAATCATTTTgataaatgttgaaaatataatttatctATTACACCTTAGCCCTTCAATctcaaatcaaatattaacTTTAAGCTTACGTTTGGTACTTTATAATGCAATGTGATTATAGCTAATATAATTGTAAGTAATATGATTAcaagtaatgtgattgcagaTAATATAATATTGCAACATTTAGTATATAAACAAagtaattaatgattaaaatgtaaGGAAGATAATATTGCAGCATTTGGTTTACAAGTactttattataaatataatgtCAATTTCTAGAATTATccctatttattaaaatgcaagtttaatatacttatatattttattattaatttttatataatatcatctcttaaatatatttttaatgtcacatattttatttttatttttttcctttaaaagataatataaattttattaatagtCACTATGACTATtgagaataacaaaaagatattccttgaaatctatatacaaaaaattataatattataaaatgtttttaataaagtaacaagttgaaaggtaaaatatctttaattatattgCAAAGTGCAATACAACCTGATTCTATTAGTTTTGAACTACAATCATATTATATCTATTGATTATAATATGATTGCACTATAATCTTACAATGCTATTTAGATTCATGCATACTTCTACTCCTTCTCACTCGACTGTAGCAAAACAAGTATTAGGGTATGTAAAAGTAAGTCTAGATTATGGCATTTTGTATAGCAAAGCTTGCAGCTTAGACCTTAGAGGCTACTTTAGCAGTGATTGGAgatggaatattgatgattcCAAGAGTACTACCAGGTATGTATTCTCTTTTGAAAATGGTATTTTCTCTGGGAATTCAAGAAAACAGGAGGTGGAGGGAGGCATTATCTTTTGCTGAAGTTGAGTGTATCTTACTATCAATGGTAGCCAACCATGCTGTCTGGCTAAGAAAAATGTTGTTATGATCAACTTGCTGACGCTATGACAAAGAATATGTCTATTGATAAAATCATGAAGATGAGATCAAATTTAGGTGTAACCAAATTTAATCTCAAGGAGATGGGTTAGAATTATCAGTAAAAtgaatatgtaataaattttgttatatttaattcaagttaatatgatatatgcagtaattttttactttgataataaataaaaacccaaatcatcaaacatgCATGGCACAAAAATCAAAGCATTGAAATGAGTGCAAgcatttcaaattttcaatcacAAATTCATAATTAGAAAAGGGAATCATAATTGCAGCAGCTAGtagcaacaaaaaaaaaaaaaacccaaatgGAAAATCATTAAGCCCTACAgtttacttttaattttaatcatttGGAAAGGGGATTCAAGGCTGATGGTAGCAGCTAGACTCGAGACCGACAGTAGAAGCTAGTGACTAAGATCAGATCGCCACAacaacaagcaacaacaaagaaaagaaacttgTGATTGTTTAAGACTAAGAGAGTGAGAAATGAGAATGCGAGGACTGAGGAGAGAGTCACCGGTGTAGGTATAGTCTGATGGTGATTGGTCTAGAGTCGAGAAGGCGAGGTCAGTGGAGTGGTGAGTTGAGTGGAAGAGTGTAAAAGTCTCTAAAATTCTAAAGACCAAGAAGAAGCTtagtaaattaaattagtcatgatcatttacattttaatttctaaattaAGTTATATTATTGTTAATAGGTTAGATTTTAGATtaagttttcttgttttttaatttttgaataataactaagtTGTCTTGTTAATATAGGTTATATACACTAAATAGTAATTCGATTAAAATCTAAATAACTAATTtgactaattaatatattaataagttGCTATGTCCAtacatattaataatatactttACATTACTATATACATTACttacaaatatattaatatactATTATAGTATattgttaatatatatagtttttgagcatatatatatggtatatatatattgactaaatattatattaataagaaATCTAAATTACTAATTTGACTAGTTAGTATATTAATAAGttactatatattttaaattaatatttatgcagttaaattatgttaaatattatttgcaaaaaatgaatcatattaaaTATTTCCTCTATATTTTCCACTATCCTGAATTGTAATCATGAAATGatagatattttaattagactgacattttaataaaaatattgtttagctaatagtttttatttatatgaatacagatatagaaaatatatttttaaaattgatgaaGGGTACATAGATTTATTAGTTAATTCTTAACTTTCATTAatgtaaaaaaagaagaaacaaaattatcattaagGTAACTCCAAAGTCTAACATGTTTTGAATTTCTTATCATAcaattaatttcataatttttttttctatttttaacaaaaacaaaagaaaaaaaaaattcagatcAACTAAATTCAAACATTCATGGATTTGGATTCTTTGTCGTTCAACAAAGCAGTGGTGTATGATAGTCAGAACCTTTCCAGTGCTTAAACAAcaagcaaagaacaaagccATGACTTGTACACCTTTGCCTTTGTTTTATTCCCCATTAGGACATTGAAACAAATCTATCAAGCAAGGAAGCACAAAGTACTCTCTAAACCACTGGATAACAGGAGGAACATATTGTTTTAAGCATTGATACATGGTTAAAAACCAGACACAGCCTGTTTGATGATGCAGGTTTTTCATGTAGTAAATCTACTGCTGCAGATTCATCGGCCCCTTTCAATAGTGAATATGCTTTGATTTTATGTGTATTCCTGAAGTTTCAAGGATGAAACCACATTGGAAGCAAGCAAGGAAGTAGATCCAACTTGGCTTTTACACTTCATGTAATCTTATATAAAGGCCAGGGCTTACTCCCAAGATAAACATATAGCCTTTGTTATTTCGCTCCCACCACCCTAAACATTCATTAATTCTGCATTAGAAGCCTACATGGAGTCCAAGCTAACACCTGCAGCCAAAATGCAGCAGCAACCCATTGTAGGTGAGAAACTGAAGTTCTCAGCATCTGAAGACGGTGTGATGTTAAAGCAAATTCAGGCAAGTCATGCTCCCGACGGGCGTGTCATAAATGTCAGACCTCTTCTGCGTATCGTTGAAGACATCTTCAATCGTGCTGCGCCAAGTGCCATTGTTGCACCGGTGAAACTTCCTATTCTGATCactctattttttcttctattttacATTACTTTTTCCTACTCTTAGAGCTAATAAATTTTGCCAATGATGATACTACTATATATCATGGGCGTTTGAGTATTGTAATGGTGTCTGAATTATTCTGGTAACTTAGATAATTAGTAGAACTTGGACTGgatttatatatatcaaagaaatttttgatgcTGTAGAATTTAAACTCCATAAAGTTATACAAGCcatcttctttcttttatttttattttctagcACTAGCTTATGCTgttaattcattttttgtcTAACAGGCACATACTGAAGAAGTGGAAGACCAGACCTACCAAGCCGATGTCATTGACATGATTGAGGCTTTGTCGTTTCTCATTGATCGGATTTCCAGCGAGGTTAgtatctctctttctctctccctgATCTCTCTATAAATGCTGGAAGATGTATGTGTGACTAAACAGTTCTGGTATTGCAGATTGCGTTCAAATGCACTGAAACTGGGGAAGCACATGCAACTACAATGTCCATATTGAACATCGTATCCAACTATCCTTGGGATGCCAAATTAGTGATAGCTTTATCGGCTTTTGCAGTTAATTATGGGGAGTTCTGGCTCCTTGCCCAGAGTTACACCTCAAACCAACTAGCCAAAAATCTGGCTATCCTCAGACAAGTACCTGAAATCTTACAGCACTCTAGCATGCTGAAGTATCGGTTTGAAACTACTAAAAATCTCATCAGAGCTATGGTAGACATTGCCAAGTGTATAGTTGACTTTAAGGAGCTACCATCGAAGTACATTTCAGCTGATGTCACTGCAATGTCCACAGCCATGGACCATATACCAATTGCTATCTACTGGACTATCAGAAGCATGTTGGCAAGTGCATCTCAGATTACTGGCCTCTCAGGATTTGGGAATGAGTACGTCTTTGATATTTTTAGCATAAATTATGTTATCGATCTCTAATTTATGAAATCCAATCACCTAGAAAACTCCAAGGTTGCAGAGGGTATGTACCAATTTGCCATCATTTACATACTGCTGCATTTTGTAGAACTTAAAATATCTGAGAGCCTGCTACAGGTCCTTGTTTGTTGCTTGCCAGTGACCCAAACATTAATTATCGCTATCTACTAGAAGAAGTTCTGTGACTCGTATAATTATTGTAAACTATTTTGGTACTTGTTTAAGAGTATAGCTTATTTAGCCATAATTTCTATTATCCTTatgaagaaatagaaaaatcaTTTAAGCTTTTGATGCTGGTGTGAGAAACATGAGATTTTGTTGGTTTCAGGTATCTTTTATCCACTATGGAGTCCTGGGAGCTATCAAGCTTGGTTCACAAGCTTGATAGCATGCACAGCCACCTAGTTGGTCTGCTATCTGCCTGCCATAAGCACATAGGTGAGCTTACCATGGCTAACACAATATTATCAATGGTAGATGCAGCATTTACATGATTACAATTTAACGGGGCTAAAAACCTCCTGGTGcagatgaaagaaaatttttagaagcCTATCAGAACCTTCTGTATTTGTATGAGACAGCCCAGATTGACAACATTAAGATTCTTAAGGCACTGATTAACCCAAAGGATGATCCACTACCACTGATTCATGGAGCCACAAACAGAAGGGTTTGCTCTTGTTTTTAATTCTTCACTGTTTTATTTTggatatatttctttaagCCATTAAAAGgaaacttaaaattatttacttcTGTTGTATAACATACAaatgtaattataatttatgcTCATCGACTAATACTTTGGGATTAATCTTACagttaaagaaaatttagTAAGCTTTTTTCCAGTCCTGATAGACGATGCTGGTTTATTGCTTTTCTGCTCCCTGATCGGTCATCCTCCCTTTATTTGACAAAACCAGGTTAATATTGATGTTCTAAGGAAAAGAAATGTTCTACTGCTCATATCAGATCTAGACATCTTGCAAGATAAGATTGCCATTCTTGAACAGATATACAATGAGTCCCGGAGCCAACCGTCAAGGCTGGAAAGTCAATATGAGTTTGTGTGGCTCCCAGTGCTAGACCCATCTGTGCCATTGTCTGaaatcaagaaagataaatttgagaatttaaaGGCTCTTATGACATGGTACACTTTGCAACACCCTTCACTGATTGATCGGGCAGTGTTCAAGTTTATCAAGGAAGTGTGGCATTTTGAGAAGAAGCCTATTCTTGTGGTTCTAGATCCACAAGGACGGGTCACATGCCCAAATGCACTTTACATGATGTGGATTTGGGGTTCTTTGGCCTTCCCTTTCACCACTGAAAGGGAAACTGCTTTATGGAGGGCAGAGACTTGGAGACTTGAGTTGCTTGTGGGTGGCATTGATCCTGTGATTCTGAACTGGGTATGTCTATCTAATCTAATATGTCTTAGTAACTGCTACCACTAACTAAAAGAATTGAATGTATGCAATTTTTACTCAAGTTTCCAGTactgattttctttttctgtatCCACAAAAACTCCCTCATGGTTTAGTGTATATGAAATTCTCCTATTTATCAGATATCAGAAGGAAGATTCATATTCCTGTATGGAGGAGAGGACATGGACTGGATTAGAAAATTCACAAACGCTGTACGCACTTTTGCAAGAGCTTCTGGTCTTTCCTtggaaatggtttatgtgggAAAAAGCAATCCAAAGGAACGTGTCAGCAGAAACATGGCTACTATTACTGCAGAAAAGCTCAGCTTCTGCTTGCCAAACCTGACTGCAGTTTGGTACTTCTGGATTAGGATAGAGAGCATGTGGTACTCCAAGTACCAACTTGGCAAAGAAGATGAGAATGATCCTATAACTCGGGAAATCATGACATTGCTTACATATGATGGCAGTGGAGATGGATGGGCTTTGCTTAGTAGAGGTTCAGCAGAGTTGACAAGAGCCAAGGGAAGTGCATTTTTAACTTGCTTAACGGAGTATAATCTGTGGGCAGCGGACCTGCAGACAAAAGGTTTGGTGCCAGCAGTGCATGATTACTTTTTACAGCATCCAGCCCCACATCATTGCAACCGACTTGAGTTACCAGGTACTACTGGTAGAATTCCAGAAAGAGTGACCTGCTCTGACTGTGGACGTATGATGGAGAGGTACATCCTGTACCGGTGCTGCGATGAATAAAGGAACATAAGCATAGATGCTGCTATGCTACtattgatgatgaactgataaTAATGATGAGAAGATGTtccttttatatattaaaggcTTGCAATAATTTAAACAAGTATGAGCTTTAAGAAACTGTGTGCTTGTATTTGAtatttctctctcaaattGCACCATGTAAGAAAATATCTGAGTTAAACCTTGTGGTTTAACATACAGATATTATGTGAGTTCTGTATTAAGATATAATAACAAGTCTTTTGATTACAGTATTCTATTTTTGTCTTGGATATGATCATTGATAATAAGAGAATTCAGAACTGAATGTACCACCATATGAGTAAAAATTGCAGAAGATAATGAATGTTGGCCATGCATAATTTCTGTCAATTTTGGCCAGAAgatatgaaagaaaaaagatggaGGAAATATCAGTAAGATGCATTTAATTGCCACTAGcaaagacaaaaaaagaaaagaataaaaacaatGGAGTCTTTAGCTTCTTTCAGCAAGAAAGTACAGTAATCTTTCAGGAATTTCATATTTCTTTCGAAGGAATGCAAGAAATAGAATCCAGAATGGAACCCAACACTGCCTAGATGCAGAAGAAAAGTTACTATTCTTTATGTGACAACTATATGCTAATTTAATTTGTATGATCAAGATAAGAATTCTTTCCATCCAAATTCTTATATAGATATAATTAAAGTATGGTAATGCCCTTGTGTTGCTAACTGCAAGATGCTTGCTTAGGTTTAATTGATAAGTCAGGTGCATGCAAAATTACATCATATAGCCTATGTCCTCAATTAGAACTGAGAAAGGTAGTTTAGGGGTTGGGTTGAATCTGTGGTATGGTGGTGAGAGAGCTGCAACTAGACGAATTAAACACACCAGTTAAGATATGATATTACCATCTGAGTTTAGGTCAAATCTGCAAtgtgaatatttaaatttagagAAACTAAGATGGTGACAAAGTTCATGCTCTTTGAAGATTGTCTTATTGCTAACTAATTCCCCTTGCAGATACTACTACTACATACATCCATAACTATCATGACAACCATCTGCTGGACTTAACTTCcctgaaaattttcaatctgGTATAAGTTCCAACTGGGATTAGGCTTATTGTGATTGAGAAGGGTTAGATCTACAAGCTGGATTACTTGAAAAGTGTGGAATATCAACTTCAtgctaaaaataaaaagaaaaagttaagcAGATTGACCAGCAGCTTTGTAACCACATCATAAAAACTAATTACCCTTCATTTCAATAATCAAAGatacaacaacaaaaaaactttattgtattcatttgaaagaaaagaaagtgcTGTTCTATTTCACCAGCAATGCAaatactttgattttttgctAAGTTGCAGTGTTTACATCTAAGGTCTGTGTCTTGAGTTTCATGTCTGTGACTATTCAGTTTCATTAATTGCTTCACTTAGCATCTGATCAGCTTTCCTAACCAGTAACGGATCGATATTCTTTGGACTTCAACATAAAATAAGCCACCTCAAAGATCTTGTAATTCAGTTAGAACTTTGTTTACTTTATGAGAATACTGTTTAATTCAACTATTAAGATGTTGGCTTGAATTCcacactttttttctttttgtcataCATGTTGAGGACCCTACTTGTTATATTATGTACCCCATACAGAATCAAATTTTCTAACCTGCACGTCACTGTAATAACCTACGAAGTAAGGGTAATTAGCCAAAAATGCATACTAAGAAATTATCAAGAGTTGAATCTTTACCATGCCTTTCAGCATGCATGAACATATCCACATTATAAGATGTGAGCTGTAGATATATAAATCTGGAAGATAAGCAGAATGAAGGAGGCTAAGatatgaagaagaagaacttCAAAAATAAGTGAGCAAGACTGAAAGAGCTGCACGCACCGTTtcattgaagaagaaaataaaggagGAATGGAACGCATTGTGTCACTAATACCTGCCTTCCATGGTTACCATTTAAAACTTTATTCTTCTTACTGTACTCTTTTCAAATGTTAGTTAGTCTGTTATCAATATTTAGTTAATTGTTATTTCTCTCTCATCAGCTGATTAGCTGAAAACCCTTTGTGTATATACTccgtaatttaatttttctctaatGAGAATTTACCTGACATTCTTACATATTCTCTTACTCTCTACCCCGCTTTCTTGGGTATTTTTGTCACCCATAAAAGGATAATCTGTAACCTATGTAGGTTCTAATGATTGCCATGCCGTTTTGGTTACATTTTGAACCTTTCAAAGGCGTTTACTGTACTGATAAGACAAGCAGAGATGCTATAGGGAAAGAAAGGAGCTCCTTTAGAGCAGTAAAGCTGAAGCTGTTTCCCAGTCCAGTTGATCATTGGCTGTCATTAGAAAGGAAGCTAAAACCATATGACATAATTAAATTCCTTTTGCAgacaattataattaaaagcaAACAATCAAATCTAACAAAGGATATAAATGCTAGGTTTGCTGGGGCTGCCAAGTAAATTTTCCCACTTGCCTTAGAAAAAGCAAAGAATAAAATCTCTCACTTTTCTTCATGTCAATCTTTGTTGTTGTAGGAGAGAAAAATTCTGAGTCATGGGCATACGTAAAAAACGGAATCAAGCAAGGAAGCTAAGCACAGCACTGGCTATCAGCATGTTTCTCGTTCGCTTTTTATTTGACGGCCATGATTGTTTATTTTGAAGCTTGTGATACTGTATATTCTCATCCGGGACCGTCTGTTTATAGCTTTTTTGTAATCTGTACCTCAATCCTATACCAAAAGTATAACTGTTGCATGCTCTGCTCCAAATCAATATCCTGACAAGGTTAGCCAAAGTTTTTCTGCTTAATATCTCTGAAACTTCAACTGGTGCTGAGGTACGTAGCTCAAGAATTTGGATTTAAGGTCCCACAATGGAGTTCTAAAGTGTTCAATCCTGTTGCTATCAAGGAGTCTTGAACTacattaaaatcaaacaacCATGTTAAACACTGCTGCAGGGTAACCGGCAAACGGTAATAAAGTGAGAGGAGGAGGGACAGTAGGACCACTTAAAGTAATAGGCTTCTTCTTAACGATCCAGCAATTTAATTGGATACGAAGCAAGGAAGTTGATTCAAGTAAGCTTTATTCCTTTTGGGATGGCTATAAATAGGCTGGTCTCATGGCAGGCAAAGACACAAAACCATCTTCTCCTCTTCTCTTCTGCACCCAAAACCCGAGTTTTCTTCttgcctttctttttttctgtaATCTCCAATGGCTCAGAAGACAAGCCCCGGTGCTCTTCAGGCACCAATGAACGCACCCCTGAACAATCCCGCTGCTGCTGCTCAGGCACTCCTCCATAACCCTGGTGCTGCCCACGCATTCTTGAATAATCCTGGTGCTGCTACTCAGGCACTCCTCACTACTGCTGGTGCTACTCAGCCACTCCTGAGCAACCCTGGTGTTGGTCAGCAAATCACCAGCCATCCTGGTGCAATTCAGCCACACATCAGCACTCCTGGTACTAATCAGCCATTTATCAGCAAACCTAGTGCTGCTCAGGCGCTCATGAAGAGTCCTAGTGCCAGTCATGCACTCATCCGGAGTGACCGTGGGAGCATGTTAAGTATGTCAGATGACAATGTGATGATGAAGCAAATTATGACAACCCATGCCCCTGATGGCCGAGAAGTTGATGTCAGACCTCTTCTCTATCTGGTTGAGGACATTCTCAATCGTGCCACCCAACATGTTGATTTCCTTGTTAAGGTAGGATAACATAAGCTGCACTTGTCCTGTTAAATAAATTGTTGAAAACGCTCACCTTTCTGATGTTCACTGCAGGGTACTCTAGCTCAAAttgaattggaagaaaaagcCCAGCAAGCAAATTATATAGCTATGCTTGAAGCTCTAACGTATATCATTGATCGAATTGCATGCGAGGTTCTGCAAATGACAATCAGAcaattctcttttttctttacaactgaaaaaaaattagtacaATCATGGCATATTTATTATTCACAAATACTAATATCTCAATGTTACAAACATTTTTAACTGCCAGCTATCATACAAGGCTATGGGAGGTTCGGATGCACACGCAACAACAACAGCAATATTCAACTTGCTATCAAGTTATGCATGGGATGCTAAGCTAGTGCTGTCCCTATCAGCCTTTGCCCTGAACTATGGAGAATTCTGGCTTCTTGCTCAGATTTACTCAACAAACCAACTTGCCAAGTCAATGGCAATCCTGAAGCAACTGCCATCAATCCTGGAACACACTGCTCCTCTGAAACCACGGTTTGATGCACTCAACAATTTAATCAGGACAATGATGGATGTGA is drawn from Theobroma cacao cultivar B97-61/B2 chromosome 4, Criollo_cocoa_genome_V2, whole genome shotgun sequence and contains these coding sequences:
- the LOC18600880 gene encoding protein SIEVE ELEMENT OCCLUSION B, with product MESKLTPAAKMQQQPIVGEKLKFSASEDGVMLKQIQASHAPDGRVINVRPLLRIVEDIFNRAAPSAIVAPAHTEEVEDQTYQADVIDMIEALSFLIDRISSEIAFKCTETGEAHATTMSILNIVSNYPWDAKLVIALSAFAVNYGEFWLLAQSYTSNQLAKNLAILRQVPEILQHSSMLKYRFETTKNLIRAMVDIAKCIVDFKELPSKYISADVTAMSTAMDHIPIAIYWTIRSMLASASQITGLSGFGNEYLLSTMESWELSSLVHKLDSMHSHLVGLLSACHKHIDERKFLEAYQNLLYLYETAQIDNIKILKALINPKDDPLPLIHGATNRRVNIDVLRKRNVLLLISDLDILQDKIAILEQIYNESRSQPSRLESQYEFVWLPVLDPSVPLSEIKKDKFENLKALMTWYTLQHPSLIDRAVFKFIKEVWHFEKKPILVVLDPQGRVTCPNALYMMWIWGSLAFPFTTERETALWRAETWRLELLVGGIDPVILNWISEGRFIFLYGGEDMDWIRKFTNAVRTFARASGLSLEMVYVGKSNPKERVSRNMATITAEKLSFCLPNLTAVWYFWIRIESMWYSKYQLGKEDENDPITREIMTLLTYDGSGDGWALLSRGSAELTRAKGSAFLTCLTEYNLWAADLQTKGLVPAVHDYFLQHPAPHHCNRLELPGTTGRIPERVTCSDCGRMMERYILYRCCDE